The nucleotide sequence TCAATTCGGCGTTAAATTCATGGATGAAAAAGGAAATGTCATCAATGAAGACTACATGAACAACGGTTCGGCCGGCTATGAAAACGGAAAGCCGTACGTGATGAAGAAAACAAATCCTGACGAGAACTTCTACGGATTCGGTGAACAGTCAGGCCTTGAAGTCAATAAACGCGGCAAAAGCATCGGAATGTGGAACACAGATGCCTACGCCTATAACAAAGATACAAAATACTTATACACGACGATTCCTTTCTTTATCGGCTTAAAGAATGAACGTGCCTACGGAATTCTTTTTGATAACTCCCACCGTTCTTATTTTGAAATGGCCACTGAATCTGATGACTACTACTACTTCTACGCTAATGGCGGAGACTTGAGCTATTACTTCATGAACGGCCCTGAAATCTCAGACGTTCTTGACCGCTACACAGAACTGACAGGAAAAATGGACGTTCCTGCAGAATGGTCCCTCGGCCTTCACCAAAGCAAATGGGGCTACACAGCTGATGAAATATTGAATGTGGCCAAAACATACCGCGAGAAAGAAATTCCGCTTGATACGATGCACTTTGACATCGATTATATGGATGAATACCGCGTATTCACATGGAGCGAAGAATACAAACAAGCTCTGAAGACACTAAAAACAATGCCTGGATTCAAAGCAATCGCCATCAACGACCCGGCAGTTAAGCAAGACGAAAACTATCAAATGTACCAGGAAGGCACAAAAAATGATTTCTGGGCAAAGAATGCTGACGGCACTCCGTTCATCGGACCTGTATGGCCTGGTGACTCCGCATTCCCTGACTTCTCCAAAGAAGAAGTACGCGAATGGTGGGCAGGCAAGCACAACATTCTGTTTGACCAGGGAATTGACGGCATCTGGAATGACATGAACGAACCTGCCGTATTCCTTGATGATGAAAGACACAATCATACAATGCCTCTTGATTCTTACTTCGGTTATGATGACAACAAAATCATTCATACCGAATATCATAACCTTTATGGACACGACGAAGCAGACGCTACGTACCGCGCCTGGGAAAAATACAAGCCAAACACCCGTCCATTCGTTTTAACACGTGACATGTTCGCAGGATCACAGCGCTATGCCGCTCTTTGGACTGGCGACAATGTAAGTAACTGGGAACACCTTGAAATGTCTCTTCCTATGAACATGAATATCGGAATGTCCGGTGTTTCTTTCGTAGGTAATGACATCGGCGGATTTGCGCAGCGTCCTGATGCAGAGCTGTTCGCACGCTGGATTGAGGTTGGAGCATTCCTTCCATTCTCACGCATTCATTACGATAGTGATGCAAAAGCAGCAGTGAAGCAAGGACAGGAGCCT is from Bacillus sp. FSL H8-0547 and encodes:
- a CDS encoding glycoside hydrolase family 31 protein; the encoded protein is MQHSKNMKRTVFASALAVVMAFSGLAPSASAVTQPEADTKLNKENLQKLAVKGMKRLNNGVKLDLGTNDAYIRILDEDLAKVTVLEKGEKEKETPAISKKDWKTPRFTLKDKKDHYELRTKELIIHIKKSQFGVKFMDEKGNVINEDYMNNGSAGYENGKPYVMKKTNPDENFYGFGEQSGLEVNKRGKSIGMWNTDAYAYNKDTKYLYTTIPFFIGLKNERAYGILFDNSHRSYFEMATESDDYYYFYANGGDLSYYFMNGPEISDVLDRYTELTGKMDVPAEWSLGLHQSKWGYTADEILNVAKTYREKEIPLDTMHFDIDYMDEYRVFTWSEEYKQALKTLKTMPGFKAIAINDPAVKQDENYQMYQEGTKNDFWAKNADGTPFIGPVWPGDSAFPDFSKEEVREWWAGKHNILFDQGIDGIWNDMNEPAVFLDDERHNHTMPLDSYFGYDDNKIIHTEYHNLYGHDEADATYRAWEKYKPNTRPFVLTRDMFAGSQRYAALWTGDNVSNWEHLEMSLPMNMNIGMSGVSFVGNDIGGFAQRPDAELFARWIEVGAFLPFSRIHYDSDAKAAVKQGQEPWAFGPEVEGISKKYIEMRYKLLPYLYNAFQDSAESGSPVQQPLVYQFQEDENTYDISDQFMFGNSLMLAPVVKQGQTSRDVYLPENETWVDYWTGKEYKGGQTISVSAPLEHLPIFVKKNSIIPNRDVQQYTDEKPLTDLILDTYLTDEAEYSFYEDDGKTLDHENGEYNETSLKVEKRGKDIVFKQEKLVENYDSKLEKYTLKLNNAAKPKEVKSGFAKYKAAASMDEMTKTSRSYFYDAKAKKLYVNIPVDENRDVRIKQ